A stretch of Vibrio aphrogenes DNA encodes these proteins:
- a CDS encoding YbaY family lipoprotein → MKKSLLFISSVVLSVAMIGCTTTETEATMSSTTTTEAMNMQSISGSVAYRQRIALPDHAVVSVTLEDISLADKAADVIATDSFVTGGKQVPFSFKLDYDANKILPKHTYNVRAKITVDGKLRFITDTITPVITDQAETQTVHLMMIGVK, encoded by the coding sequence ATGAAAAAGTCACTATTGTTCATCTCATCCGTTGTTTTAAGTGTTGCTATGATAGGTTGTACAACCACAGAAACCGAAGCCACAATGTCTTCAACCACGACAACAGAGGCAATGAATATGCAAAGTATCTCAGGCAGTGTAGCTTATCGTCAGCGCATTGCCTTACCTGACCATGCCGTTGTTTCTGTCACCTTGGAAGACATTTCATTAGCGGATAAAGCCGCAGACGTGATTGCAACCGATTCTTTTGTGACAGGTGGTAAGCAAGTGCCATTTAGTTTCAAATTGGACTACGATGCGAATAAAATTTTGCCAAAACATACTTACAATGTGCGTGCAAAAATTACCGTTGATGGCAAATTACGCTTTATCACCGACACGATTACTCCGGTGATCACCGACCAAGCGGAAACACAAACGGTACACTTAATGATGATCGGTGTGAAATAA
- a CDS encoding retron St85 family RNA-directed DNA polymerase — translation MTSKNIYSLKNIGLPAMASIDDFANEARLSPGKIRYLSATAESHYRIYPIPKVGGKSRLISQPSRELKAVQAWILRNILDKLSSSPCSKGFEIGTSILDNARPHIGSNYVLTIDLEDFFPNVSASKVFGVFSSIGYNKELSILLTNLCTYSGGLPQGAPTSPKLANLVCAKLDARIQGYTGPRGIVYTRYADDMTFSAHTASKIRKVKHFIGTIISDEGFKINHKKTAICGTKRQKKVTGLILSESSVGIGRVKHREIRAKLHHLFTGKSAEFSHVNGLLSYTYSVDRRSYNKLYSYIAGLSKKYPNSNAIIEISPKIV, via the coding sequence ATGACCTCAAAAAATATATACAGCCTCAAAAATATTGGGCTCCCTGCAATGGCATCTATTGATGATTTTGCGAATGAAGCTCGACTTTCTCCTGGTAAAATTCGTTATCTTTCTGCCACCGCTGAATCTCACTACAGAATCTATCCAATTCCTAAAGTAGGTGGAAAGAGCCGACTTATTTCTCAACCATCTAGAGAACTTAAAGCTGTGCAGGCTTGGATCTTGAGAAATATCTTGGACAAGCTTTCATCATCTCCATGCTCTAAAGGCTTCGAGATTGGAACGTCAATCTTAGATAATGCACGCCCTCATATTGGTTCTAACTATGTATTAACGATAGATCTAGAGGACTTTTTTCCCAACGTTTCAGCATCTAAAGTATTTGGTGTATTTAGTTCTATTGGGTACAACAAAGAACTGTCGATCTTGCTCACCAACTTGTGTACATACAGTGGGGGACTACCTCAAGGCGCTCCAACCTCTCCCAAACTCGCGAATCTAGTATGTGCAAAACTAGATGCTAGAATACAAGGCTATACCGGACCACGAGGTATTGTTTACACTCGTTATGCTGATGATATGACATTTTCTGCTCATACGGCGTCTAAAATTCGAAAAGTTAAACATTTTATCGGTACAATCATCAGCGATGAAGGGTTCAAGATTAATCATAAAAAGACAGCCATATGTGGCACCAAGCGGCAGAAAAAAGTTACTGGTCTCATCCTTTCGGAGAGCAGTGTTGGGATTGGACGTGTGAAACATAGAGAAATTAGAGCAAAGCTTCATCATTTATTTACAGGCAAGTCAGCAGAGTTTTCTCATGTTAATGGGTTACTGTCATACACTTATTCTGTAGATCGACGTTCATATAATAAGTTGTACTCTTACATTGCAGGTTTAAGTAAAAAATACCCTAACTCAAACGCAATTATAGAAATTAGCCCTAAAATCGTATAA
- a CDS encoding retron St85 family effector protein: MNKSLTDQELEYVAQVIKDKIFVPRNRKRVTVFLCGADIKNDKTARSQMAAVFSHYPRYELLYPEDLFDDLLAGQGQHSLLKLEGILADSVDAIVLFPESPGSFAEIGAFSNNEQLARKMVVLSNKRYKSNKSFINYGPYRLIKSSGTGKVIHINYDHLTNPDEYHRIYRNVNNYITQIRREHPVEKDVANILEAENFILPCIYLLDKLNNVMLSKLIGFATNQDKVLCDIATKSSLGRLAFKKYISRTATGYQVTPLGAEYVRNTFNNKYLDKVRIEILNAENRRNASVCYDRIVSGAHP, from the coding sequence ATGAACAAGTCTTTGACAGACCAAGAACTTGAGTATGTTGCTCAGGTTATAAAGGACAAGATTTTCGTACCTCGTAATCGAAAGCGAGTTACAGTATTTTTGTGTGGTGCAGACATAAAGAATGATAAGACAGCACGCTCTCAAATGGCTGCTGTTTTTTCACATTATCCTCGATATGAATTATTGTATCCTGAGGACTTATTCGATGATTTGCTAGCGGGCCAAGGTCAACATAGCTTGTTGAAGCTTGAGGGAATACTAGCCGATAGTGTCGATGCAATAGTATTATTCCCAGAAAGTCCGGGGTCATTTGCTGAGATCGGAGCCTTTTCCAATAATGAGCAACTTGCTCGAAAAATGGTTGTTCTTTCGAATAAAAGATATAAAAGCAATAAGAGCTTTATTAACTATGGCCCTTATCGATTAATAAAGTCATCAGGCACAGGAAAAGTTATCCATATCAACTACGACCATTTGACTAATCCTGATGAGTATCATCGAATCTATCGCAATGTTAACAACTATATAACTCAAATACGGAGAGAGCATCCCGTAGAAAAGGATGTTGCAAATATACTAGAAGCTGAAAATTTCATTCTTCCTTGCATCTATTTACTTGATAAACTTAATAACGTAATGCTGTCAAAATTGATTGGATTTGCGACCAATCAAGATAAGGTGTTATGTGATATCGCTACCAAGTCATCGCTCGGAAGATTAGCTTTTAAGAAGTACATATCACGAACTGCTACCGGTTACCAAGTAACTCCTTTAGGTGCTGAGTATGTTAGAAATACATTTAATAACAAATACTTGGATAAGGTTAGGATTGAGATATTGAATGCGGAAAATCGTAGGAATGCTAGTGTGTGTTATGATAGAATCGTCTCTGGCGCGCACCCTTAG
- a CDS encoding GNAT family N-acetyltransferase → MFTLEVEAGLELALVEPKLASKYFKIVSNQRDYLSEWLAWPSYAENEEFFLDFIKKSLHDYADGKSLVCTMMFKNEVAGNISFNSINHDLQKVEIGYWLRRDLQGMGIVSKSLSMLINYAFTELNMQKVEISAAVDNQASRRVCERLGFQLEGIITRAENLNGRIVDHAVYGLNRTH, encoded by the coding sequence ATGTTTACATTGGAAGTCGAAGCGGGGTTGGAGCTGGCACTCGTTGAGCCTAAATTAGCATCTAAATACTTTAAAATTGTCTCAAATCAGCGGGATTATTTAAGTGAATGGTTAGCTTGGCCAAGTTATGCGGAAAATGAAGAGTTCTTCCTAGATTTTATTAAGAAATCATTACACGATTATGCTGATGGTAAGTCATTAGTTTGTACGATGATGTTTAAAAATGAGGTGGCAGGTAATATTAGTTTTAATAGTATCAACCACGATTTACAAAAAGTAGAAATTGGTTACTGGCTACGCCGTGATTTACAGGGTATGGGCATTGTCAGTAAGTCTTTATCGATGCTTATAAATTATGCTTTTACGGAATTGAATATGCAGAAAGTTGAAATATCAGCCGCGGTCGATAATCAAGCCAGTCGTAGAGTTTGCGAGCGTTTGGGCTTCCAATTAGAAGGCATTATAACTCGCGCTGAAAATCTAAATGGCCGTATAGTTGACCATGCTGTATATGGCTTAAATCGGACTCATTAG
- the tesB gene encoding acyl-CoA thioesterase II produces MSKQLQDLLSLHQLEKLEVGLFRGECEHLGLPQVYGGQVVGQALSAAGYTVDSDRTVHSFHSYFLHPGDVNQPIIYDVEKLRDGKSLSTRRVKAIQHGRPIFYLTASYQGVFDGLEHQESTMPDVPAPENFPSETQIAMAMKDKMPPAMQQAFCHEKPIEVRPVIVNNPFKPQTLPAKQYLWIKANGTLPEDPILHQYLLGYASDWGFLVTALFPHQVSLFTPKFQVATIDHSMWFHRPFKMDEWLLYVIDSPTSSNGRGLVKGEIFDQQGRLVASAIQEGVMRFRPE; encoded by the coding sequence ATGAGCAAACAATTACAAGATTTACTTAGTTTACACCAACTTGAAAAGTTAGAAGTTGGTTTGTTCCGCGGTGAATGTGAACATTTAGGGCTACCACAAGTGTATGGTGGCCAAGTGGTTGGTCAAGCCTTATCTGCGGCGGGTTATACCGTAGATTCAGACCGAACGGTGCATTCTTTTCACAGCTATTTTTTACATCCCGGCGATGTCAATCAACCGATTATTTATGATGTTGAAAAGCTCCGAGATGGCAAGAGCTTATCCACTCGTCGCGTCAAAGCGATTCAACATGGCCGACCGATTTTTTATCTTACTGCGTCGTATCAAGGCGTCTTTGATGGCCTTGAGCATCAAGAGTCGACAATGCCTGATGTGCCAGCACCTGAGAACTTCCCTTCAGAAACACAGATTGCAATGGCCATGAAAGATAAAATGCCACCTGCGATGCAACAAGCTTTCTGCCATGAGAAACCCATTGAAGTTCGCCCGGTTATCGTCAACAACCCATTCAAACCGCAAACCTTACCGGCAAAACAATACTTATGGATAAAAGCCAACGGTACTTTGCCAGAAGATCCAATCTTGCATCAGTATTTACTTGGTTATGCTTCCGATTGGGGTTTTCTCGTCACGGCATTGTTTCCTCATCAAGTCTCGTTGTTTACCCCTAAGTTTCAAGTGGCGACCATCGATCATTCCATGTGGTTCCACCGCCCATTTAAAATGGATGAATGGTTACTCTATGTGATTGATAGCCCGACCAGCAGTAATGGCCGTGGTCTGGTAAAAGGAGAAATCTTTGATCAACAAGGTCGATTAGTCGCCAGTGCAATCCAAGAAGGTGTGATGCGTTTTCGCCCTGAATAA
- a CDS encoding DUF4113 domain-containing protein has translation MILSLFAASFSSDADPVNDKAIHRFAYPTADTCVLTHIVMKMAESMYKPEGRYYKIGVGLIDLINGKHTQIDWLNPQQENTKLMQVLDGLNQRYGTDSVFIAAQGIEQKWAMRRDRLTPQYTTRWGDIPVVRC, from the coding sequence ATGATATTAAGTCTATTTGCAGCAAGCTTTTCCTCTGATGCAGACCCGGTTAACGATAAGGCTATTCATCGCTTTGCTTACCCTACTGCCGATACTTGTGTGTTAACGCATATTGTCATGAAGATGGCCGAATCGATGTATAAGCCGGAGGGTCGTTACTATAAAATTGGTGTAGGGTTGATTGATTTGATTAATGGCAAACATACTCAAATAGATTGGTTAAATCCACAACAAGAAAACACCAAATTAATGCAAGTACTTGATGGTTTGAATCAACGCTATGGTACGGATAGCGTGTTTATTGCGGCGCAAGGTATAGAGCAAAAATGGGCAATGAGGCGTGACAGGTTAACACCTCAGTATACGACGAGATGGGGTGATATACCGGTGGTGAGGTGTTAG
- a CDS encoding ATP-binding protein — translation MKLRLLKIKNFRCYREEIAIGFDDLTALIARNDTGKSTILEALDAFFNLDKLESGDRSTGLSNSISVEITCVFKDVPRELIIDTDNQISPAHEYLLNQDGDLEICKVYKGAALKCEEITLSALHPTAENYDDLLSLTITQLRRRANDLGVDLSPVNQAVKSAIRHAIWTHVSDSQLNKQLVSLDIKSSVWKQLQNILPLYQLFKADRPSSDQDAEAQDPIKFAIKEALKDKAAELELLESYVREQVENVTSKTIEKLREMDPDLANQLDPKFSSFNWSKVFSVSLTNEDQIPLNKRGSGVRRLFLINFFRAKAEQLASVRDVQDVIFAIEEPENSQHPNNQLLLLDALTELSLDPQHQVLFTTHNPVLAGRIDHDCIRFIDKSADGTRYIAENDDTTFERIKDSLGMFANHNVRVFVGVEGPNDIEYLKRMSAILAPTEADIADFAEAECTGKLVFIPMGGSTLELWTSRLEGLDLPEVHILDRDIEPPASAKYQDAADRVNARGQRSFITNSREMENYIHYEAINEAFELSLENNYSSFDDVPTLVAMAVHEASESTREWHEINDKKRGQKESKAKKKLNREAISCMTPARLTQVDHADEVRLWLREISQYVL, via the coding sequence ATGAAACTAAGACTACTAAAAATAAAAAATTTTCGATGTTATCGTGAAGAAATAGCAATAGGTTTTGATGATTTAACAGCTTTAATTGCACGAAACGATACTGGTAAGTCGACAATCCTTGAGGCATTAGATGCTTTTTTCAACTTGGATAAGTTGGAAAGTGGGGATCGTTCTACAGGATTGTCAAATTCAATATCGGTTGAAATAACTTGTGTATTTAAGGATGTTCCACGTGAACTTATAATTGACACTGACAATCAAATTTCACCAGCGCATGAATACCTTCTCAATCAAGACGGTGATTTAGAAATTTGTAAGGTCTATAAGGGAGCTGCATTAAAGTGTGAAGAAATTACTTTAAGTGCGTTACATCCAACTGCAGAAAATTATGATGATTTGTTGAGTCTGACGATCACACAACTTCGAAGGAGAGCAAATGACCTAGGCGTTGACCTATCGCCTGTTAACCAGGCGGTAAAATCTGCAATTAGGCATGCTATATGGACACACGTATCTGATTCTCAACTAAACAAGCAGTTAGTAAGCCTGGATATAAAATCTAGTGTCTGGAAACAACTTCAAAACATACTTCCGTTATATCAGCTTTTTAAAGCTGATAGACCAAGCTCAGATCAAGATGCAGAGGCTCAAGACCCAATTAAGTTTGCAATCAAAGAAGCACTGAAAGATAAAGCTGCCGAACTTGAACTGTTAGAAAGTTATGTCCGTGAGCAAGTAGAAAATGTAACTAGCAAAACGATCGAGAAGCTTCGAGAAATGGACCCTGACTTGGCGAACCAGTTAGACCCGAAGTTTTCATCTTTTAACTGGAGCAAAGTATTTTCTGTTTCACTGACTAACGAAGATCAGATTCCACTCAACAAGCGAGGTAGTGGGGTTCGACGCTTGTTTTTAATCAACTTCTTTAGAGCAAAAGCTGAACAGTTAGCATCAGTACGTGATGTGCAAGATGTAATATTTGCCATTGAAGAGCCAGAAAACTCACAACATCCGAATAACCAGTTGTTGTTGCTAGACGCACTGACAGAGTTGTCTCTGGATCCACAGCATCAAGTTTTGTTTACAACTCACAATCCTGTTTTAGCTGGGCGTATTGATCACGATTGCATTAGATTCATCGATAAAAGTGCGGATGGAACTCGTTACATTGCAGAAAATGACGATACTACTTTTGAGCGAATCAAAGATAGCTTGGGAATGTTTGCAAACCATAATGTTAGGGTGTTTGTAGGTGTTGAGGGTCCTAATGATATTGAATACTTGAAACGTATGTCAGCTATTCTTGCACCTACCGAAGCCGATATCGCAGATTTCGCTGAGGCTGAATGCACTGGAAAGTTAGTGTTTATTCCGATGGGAGGCTCAACACTTGAATTATGGACTAGCCGACTAGAGGGGTTAGACTTGCCTGAAGTACATATCCTTGACCGTGATATAGAACCTCCTGCTAGCGCGAAGTACCAAGATGCAGCCGATAGAGTTAATGCCAGGGGACAACGCTCATTTATTACTAATTCACGAGAAATGGAAAACTACATCCATTACGAGGCAATTAACGAAGCTTTTGAACTCTCGCTGGAAAATAACTATTCTAGCTTTGACGATGTGCCTACTTTAGTTGCTATGGCGGTTCATGAAGCATCTGAATCAACAAGAGAATGGCATGAAATTAATGACAAGAAACGTGGACAGAAAGAAAGCAAAGCCAAGAAAAAGCTAAACCGTGAGGCTATAAGCTGCATGACTCCAGCTCGCCTAACACAAGTCGATCATGCAGATGAAGTAAGGTTATGGCTGCGCGAGATTAGTCAATACGTTCTGTGA
- a CDS encoding MGMT family protein, whose amino-acid sequence MTIFEQQIYYVLKQIPKGKISSYGLIASMAGYPGYVRQVGRLLSNLPEGSTLPWFRVLNSQGKISLTGADLERQKQLLIQDGVAVSEAGKVNLKMYLWQP is encoded by the coding sequence ATGACCATATTTGAACAGCAAATTTATTATGTTTTAAAGCAAATTCCCAAAGGCAAGATTTCCAGTTATGGACTGATTGCCTCAATGGCGGGCTACCCAGGTTATGTAAGGCAAGTGGGTCGGCTCTTATCAAATTTACCAGAAGGTTCCACTTTGCCCTGGTTTCGAGTATTGAATAGCCAAGGAAAAATCTCTTTGACAGGAGCGGATTTAGAACGACAAAAGCAACTATTAATTCAAGATGGAGTGGCCGTGAGTGAGGCTGGCAAAGTCAACTTGAAGATGTATTTGTGGCAGCCATAA